One stretch of Zingiber officinale cultivar Zhangliang chromosome 6B, Zo_v1.1, whole genome shotgun sequence DNA includes these proteins:
- the LOC121992199 gene encoding alpha-humulene 10-hydroxylase-like, whose amino-acid sequence MLYYSTSMAMEAISFFSPFFFITLFLGFFVTLLIKRSRSRVHKQQALAPLPPGPPKLPLIGNIHQLVGGNPHRILRQLARTLGPLICLRLGQVDLVVASSVEVVEEIIKRHDLKFANRPTNLTFSKILTYGGRGAVMSPYGGYWKQIRKIYAMELLNSRRVKSFATFREVAVRKLTAEIASKASAKTPANLSQLVMSMTNELAIRAAFGDKCKQQGEFLHLVEEAVSCVTSFAVADMYPSLKFLDTLTGLKFKLERVGGKFDKVFDEIIAQRQVALAADQAEDDLIIDVLLKLKDEGNQEFPITSNCVKAIIMEIFLAGTETSSTVIGWAMSELIKNPKAMEKVQKEVREAMQGKTKLEESDIPKFSYLNLVIKETLRLHAPTPLLLPRVCTETCEVMGYRVPAGARLLINAFSLGRDERYWGSDAESFKPERFEGSSVDFRGFNFEFIPFGTGRRICPGMTFGLLSVEVALAHLLFHFDWKLPQGMKIEDFDMMEISGTSAPRRTPLLVLAEPVIPLP is encoded by the exons ATGCTTTACTACAGCACCAGCATGGCCATGGAAGCTATTTCCTTCTTCTCCCCTTTCTTCTTCATCACCCTCTTCCTCGGCTTCTTCGTAACTTTACTGATAAAGAGATCAAGGAGCAGAGTGCATAAGCAACAAGCACTAGCTCCTCTCCCACCCGGCCCGCCGAAGCTTCCCCTCATTGGAAACATCCACCAACTCGTCGGTGGCAACCCTCACCGTATCCTCCGCCAACTCGCCCGAACTCTCGGCCCCCTCATCTGTCTCCGACTCGGACAGGTTGACCTAGTCGTCGCCTCGTCCGTGGAGGTTGTGGAAGAGATCATCAAGCGCCATGATCTCAAATTTGCTAATCGACCCACCAACTTGACCTTCTCCAAAATATTGACCTATGGCGGTCGTGGAGCCGTCATGTCCCCCTATGGTGGCTATTGGAAGCAGATTAGGAAGATCTACGCCATGGAGCTGCTCAACTCCCGGCGCGTCAAGTCCTTCGCCACCTTCCGCGAGGTTGCCGTCCGTAAGCTCACGGCGGAGATCGCCAGCAAGGCGTCTGCTAAAACACCAGCCAATCTAAGCCAGCTGGTGATGTCCATGACTAATGAGCTAGCAATCAGAGCCGCGTTTGGTGACAAGTGCAAACAGCAGGGGGAATTCTTGCACCTGGTCGAGGAGGCAGTAAGCTGTGTGACCAGCTTCGCGGTGGCTGATATGTACCCCTCGCTCAAATTCCTTGATACTCTCACGGGATTGAAGTTCAAGTTAGAGCGAGTTGGTGGGAAGTTCGACAAAGTCTTCGACGAAATCATCGCACAGCGTCAAGTCGCACTGGCCGCCGACCAAGCAGAGGATGATCTAATCATCGATGTACTTCTCAAGCTTAAAGATGAAGGAAATCAAGAATTCCCAATCACATCCAACTGTGTCAAGGCCATCATCATG GAAATATTCCTGGCAGGGACGGAAACATCATCGACTGTTATTGGATGGGCTATGTCAGAGCTTATAAAAAACCCCAAGGCAATGGAGAAAGTCCAGAAGGAGGTGAGGGAGGCTATGCAAGGGAAGACCAAGCTCGAAGAGAGTGACATCCCCAAATTCAGTTATCTAAATTTGGTGATCAAGGAGACACTACGACTCCACGCTCCTACGCCTCTGTTGCTGCCTAGAGTATGCACAGAGACGTGCGAGGTCATGGGATATCGAGTGCCCGCCGGAGCTCGGTTGCTCATCAATGCATTTTCACTGGGCAGAGATGAGCGGTACTGGGGCTCTGATGCGGAGAGCTTCAAGCCAGAGAGATTTGAGGGCAGCTCAGTGGACTTCAGGGGCTTCAACTTTGAGTTCATTCCATTTGGTACAGGGCGAAGGATCTGCCCCGGCATGACATTTGGGTTGTTGTCCGTGGAAGTCGCACTGGCTCACCTCCTCTTCCACTTCGACTGGAAGCTTCCTCAAGGCATGAAGATCGAAGATTTTGACATGATGGAGATTTCTGGGACAAGTGCACCAAGGAGAACACCTCTCCTCGTGCTTGCCGAGCCAGTAATTCCTCTGCCATAG